In a single window of the Candidatus Zixiibacteriota bacterium genome:
- a CDS encoding isoaspartyl peptidase/L-asparaginase gives MNNFAIAIHGGAGTILRYELTPEKEKAYRDGLADSLRSGWNVLRDGGLALEAVQAAVVSMEDNPLFNAGKGAVFTHEGINEQDACIIDGRTKSVGAIAGVRRIKNPILLARLVLEKSEHVLFCGVGAEKFAVENGMIPVDDPGYFWTEHRWNQLQKALEREKRESKVTTRLDHSDDREKTGTVGAVAVDQHGNLAAATSTGGMTNKRDGRIGDTPIIGAGTYADNNTCAVSATGVGEFIMRNVLAYDIAALMEYRGMSLNDAAGLCVMEKLAALGGSGGVVAIDRDGNIAMPFNSDGMYRGFMLADGTMETAIFK, from the coding sequence ATGAACAACTTCGCTATCGCCATACACGGCGGCGCCGGTACGATACTCCGCTACGAGCTGACGCCGGAGAAAGAGAAGGCTTATCGCGACGGCCTCGCGGATTCTCTCCGCTCCGGTTGGAACGTGCTGCGCGACGGTGGACTTGCGCTCGAAGCTGTCCAGGCGGCGGTGGTAAGCATGGAAGACAACCCGCTGTTCAACGCCGGCAAAGGGGCAGTGTTCACCCATGAGGGAATCAACGAACAGGACGCCTGCATCATCGATGGCCGCACGAAAAGCGTGGGCGCGATCGCGGGCGTAAGACGAATCAAGAACCCGATACTTCTTGCGCGGCTTGTGCTTGAGAAAAGCGAACATGTTCTGTTCTGCGGTGTGGGCGCTGAAAAGTTCGCCGTGGAGAATGGCATGATTCCTGTCGATGACCCCGGGTACTTCTGGACCGAACATCGCTGGAATCAACTGCAGAAGGCGCTCGAGCGCGAAAAGCGCGAATCGAAAGTGACCACACGGCTCGATCACTCTGATGATCGGGAGAAAACCGGCACGGTCGGTGCGGTGGCGGTCGATCAGCACGGCAATCTTGCGGCGGCGACCTCGACCGGCGGGATGACCAACAAGCGCGACGGCCGTATCGGTGATACTCCGATTATCGGCGCCGGTACGTACGCAGATAATAATACCTGTGCGGTCTCGGCCACGGGTGTGGGTGAGTTCATCATGCGTAACGTGCTGGCGTATGATATTGCGGCGCTGATGGAGTACAGAGGGATGTCGTTGAATGACGCCGCCGGCCTTTGTGTGATGGAGAAACTGGCTGCGCTCGGCGGCAGCGGCGGCGTGGTGGCGATTGACAGAGATGGCAACATCGCGATGCCGTTCAACAGCGACGGCATGTACCGCGGCTTCATGCTCGCCGACGGCACGATGGAGACGGCGATATTTAAGTGA